The genomic stretch ATTTGTTTTAGCTGTTTGGCAGGACAAAATTTTATTTTTATCAGGATGGAAGATGGTGGATAAATTGAACTCTAAAGCTAGTTCCTTTAAAAGGGTTTCGGTGAATATCCTGTCGGCAGAGAACATAATAAAGAATAGGATGACAGAGAGTGATGGGGTTGTTTGTAGAAGTGCTTCTATAGGGCATTCTATTGTTTCAGAGGAGGAGAGTACGGCGGCTTTTGTACGTGTTATGGCACAATTAAAGGCGCAGGTTGGCGTTGAAGCTTATACCAGTTGGTTTGGTCGTGTGAAGCTTGCTGAGTATAGCCATACTCTTGTAAAGCTTTCTGTTCCTACAGCTTTTTTACGTTCATGGATTAATAATCACTATGGTTCTCTTTTGACTCATTTATGGAAACAAGAGAACTCAGCAATTCTTCGTGTTGAAGTCATCGTTCGCGGTATGGAACGGGTTTCAAGAGATGTTGTTTGTAAAACAAGTGCGCCTTCTGTTGTGCTGGAGGAGCCGGCGACTTCATCTTTTGTTGAGAATTGTGCGGAGCATTCAGTCAAAAGTTCTCAAGCGGGGGTTTTTGGATCTCCCCTTGATTCTCGCTATACTTTTGAAAGCTTTGTTGAGGGGGCATCTAATCGCGTTGCTTTAGCGGCAGCACGTTCAATTGCAGAGGGGCATAAAAGTGCTTTGCGTTTTAATCCTCTTTTTATTCACGCGTCTGTTGGTTTAGGAAAAACACATTTGCTTCAAGCGATTGCCGCTTCTGCATTGAAGCGTTTAACATCTGCACGTGTTATTTATTTAACGGCTGAATATTTTATGTGGCGTTTTGCAACAGCTATTCGTGATAATGATGCTCTTTCTTTTAAAGAGCAGCTTCGCGATATAGACCTTTTGATTATTGATGATATGCAGTTTTTGCAAGGTAAGTCGATACAACATGAATTTTGCCATTTACTTAATATGTTGCTTGATAGTGCAAAACAGGTTGTTGTTGCTGCAGATCGTCCGCCAGCGGAATTAGAATCGCTTGATCTTCGGGTTCGGTCTCGTCTTCAGGGAGGGGTAGCCCTTGAAATTGAAGCACCGGATTATGAAATGCGTTTGCAAATGTTGCGCCAGCGGTTGAAGGGGGCAAAGCAAGATGATAGCATGATATCCATTTCTGATGATGTTCTGGAATATATTGCAAAAACGGTTTTAGGGTCAGGACGCGATATTGAAGGCGCATTTAACCAGCTCTTATTTCGTCAATCTTTTGAATCTAATCTATCTTTAGAACGGATTGATGAGTTATTAGGTCATTTGACACGTCCTGGTGAACCTAAACGTATTCGGATTGAAGAAATTCAGCGTACGGTAGCGCGCCATTATAACGTTTCTAAACAGGACTTGTTATCTAATCGTCGAACACGGACGGTTGTAAAGCCACGGCAAGTTGCGATGTATTTAGCGAAAGTATTAACGCCTCGCTCATTGCCAGAAATAGGACGCCGTTTTGGTGGACGTGATCATACAACAGTTTTACACGCTGTACGTAAAATTGAAGATTTAGTTTGTGGTGATCAGACCTTGGCCAAGGAACTTGAATTACTGAAGCGATTGATTGGAGAACAGGCTGTATAAGGTTTATGATTTCTTTTTTGAAGAAACTTTAAGGGATTTAATGAAAGGTTTTTTTCTTATGCAGGAGTGACTTGCCATTTTAAAAGAGGTTGAATAAACTCTGGCGGATGATTCTTTAAAAAAGGATCTGTTATTTTAATTCGAAGGAATTCTTATCGTTTTTGGTAAATCATACGGGGCTTTTATGCGTATTACAGTGGATCGCAATCAATTTCTCAAGTCTCTTGGTCGTGTTCACCGTGTGGTAGAGCGCCGTAATACTGTTCCTATTTTATCGAATGTGCTCATTGATGCAGAAAATGGCCATGTGCAGTTAAAGACAACAGATCTTGATTTAGAGGTTACAGAATCCTTTACAGTCAATGTCGAGCACGCTGGAGCAACCACTGTTCCGGCGCATTTGCTCTATGATATCATTCGGAAACTTCCTGATGGCAATGAAATTGTATTATCCGTCGATGAGAATCAAGCAAGTGCAATGTCCGTTGTTTCGGGTTGTGCACATTTCCAACTTCAATGTCTGCCAAAAGCAGATTTTCCAGAGTCGCTTCCTGGACAGTTTGGTTATCGCTTTTCTCTGTCTGCGTCTGGGTTGAAACATTTACTTGATTGTACGCAGTTTGCCATTTCTACTGAAGAAACCCGCTATTATCTGAATGGTATTTACTTCCATGTTATTAATGATGATGTTTTGAAACTGCGTTTGGTTGCAACTGATGGTCATCGTTTGGCACAAGTTGAGATGGAAGCTCCTTCAGGCGTTGAAGGAATGCCCGGTGTTATCGTTCCTCGTAAAGCTGTAGGAGAGTTGCAAAAACTTCTTTCAGAAGAAAATGATGGTGATGTATGTATAGAGCTTTCAGAGACAAAGATTCGTTTTTCTGTAGGTTCTGTGATTTTTACATCAAAGTTAATTGATGGAACATTTCCAGATTATCAACGTGTTATTCCTCTTGGCAATGATAAAGAATTAGTTGTTAATAGACAGGATTTTTCTTCTGCAGTTGATCGTGTTTCAACGATTTCAAGTGATCGGGGGCGTGCAGTTAAGTTAACGATTGAGCATGGACAGTTAAGGCTTGTTGTTAATAGTCCTGATTCGGGCAGTGCGGAAGATCAATTATCCGTAACTTACTCATCTGAACCGCTTGAGATAGGGTTTAATTCACGTTATCTTTTAGATATTGCTGGGCAGCTTTCAAGCGATGAGATGG from Bartonella kosoyi encodes the following:
- the dnaA gene encoding chromosomal replication initiator protein DnaA, which gives rise to MVDKLNSKASSFKRVSVNILSAENIIKNRMTESDGVVCRSASIGHSIVSEEESTAAFVRVMAQLKAQVGVEAYTSWFGRVKLAEYSHTLVKLSVPTAFLRSWINNHYGSLLTHLWKQENSAILRVEVIVRGMERVSRDVVCKTSAPSVVLEEPATSSFVENCAEHSVKSSQAGVFGSPLDSRYTFESFVEGASNRVALAAARSIAEGHKSALRFNPLFIHASVGLGKTHLLQAIAASALKRLTSARVIYLTAEYFMWRFATAIRDNDALSFKEQLRDIDLLIIDDMQFLQGKSIQHEFCHLLNMLLDSAKQVVVAADRPPAELESLDLRVRSRLQGGVALEIEAPDYEMRLQMLRQRLKGAKQDDSMISISDDVLEYIAKTVLGSGRDIEGAFNQLLFRQSFESNLSLERIDELLGHLTRPGEPKRIRIEEIQRTVARHYNVSKQDLLSNRRTRTVVKPRQVAMYLAKVLTPRSLPEIGRRFGGRDHTTVLHAVRKIEDLVCGDQTLAKELELLKRLIGEQAV
- the dnaN gene encoding DNA polymerase III subunit beta, with the protein product MRITVDRNQFLKSLGRVHRVVERRNTVPILSNVLIDAENGHVQLKTTDLDLEVTESFTVNVEHAGATTVPAHLLYDIIRKLPDGNEIVLSVDENQASAMSVVSGCAHFQLQCLPKADFPESLPGQFGYRFSLSASGLKHLLDCTQFAISTEETRYYLNGIYFHVINDDVLKLRLVATDGHRLAQVEMEAPSGVEGMPGVIVPRKAVGELQKLLSEENDGDVCIELSETKIRFSVGSVIFTSKLIDGTFPDYQRVIPLGNDKELVVNRQDFSSAVDRVSTISSDRGRAVKLTIEHGQLRLVVNSPDSGSAEDQLSVTYSSEPLEIGFNSRYLLDIAGQLSSDEMVFMLAEAGAPALIRDNDDADVLYVLMPIRV